The nucleotide sequence CTCGCATTGAAGATGTTGGCCCTgcggtttttttttgctccaatcgCTCACGCTGAGCAGCCTTACGCCTGCTGTCTGGCGAAGCCGGTGCTTTCAAGCGTTATGCTTCCCCACAACAGCTGCCAGACTGGGATGAATTCCCGTTTCCCAGGCAGGCTAGTCAGCCTGACAAAACCATCCATTATGATGCGCTGTtaacaattcaaaacaaaatgtgagTAACCCATACGATATTCACCAGCTACTATTGTAAACatctagatagatagatagacggatggatagatatagatagatagatagatagatagatagatagatagatagatagatagatagatagatagatagatagatagatagatagatagatagatagatagatagatagatagatagatagatagatagacagacagacagacagacagacagacgcacacacacacattataaatACCTGGGCCAATTATAATTAGTTAAAAACGTTTAAACAAGCGCTGAGATGTATTTTACGGACCCCACAATTTCCTctcaaaatgaaaagcaaaacttTATAGAACTAATTTATGCCTTGAAGAAACCTGTGTACTGTTGGAACTTTTTTTGGGTGTCAAAACGTCAACTCCCGCTTTAGTTCAGCGACTCTTACGGCAGAGTCCACTTTCAATTAGGCACTGCACCTCTCTGGGCACCTTCCATTTGGCTCGCCCCTTTTACTCCAGATCTCACTACCAACCCAATTGTGGCCTTTCAGTCGCAACACTATTCCCACAAAGAATGATTACAGGTTATACCGTACTATCAAATAATTATTCTATTTAAATGATTTTGTTTCACAATCAtctttaaaataaacagaaaccaAACTACTAAATCAAACAGTAGTTTACTTGATCTAAGTATTTATTTGATTGAAAAGACTGcatgaaaatgagaaaaaaaatctgtatgtACTTTAGTAATGTTTATATAGTTTCAACCCGGATTTCTCTGACGACATATAATAAATACGCGTAAATCACGTCGTCCTCAAAATGTACACTTCTCACTATTCTGGTGCATGCCACGTTCAGATAAAAAGGTCACGAGAAATCAGTGCAAAGTTCCAAGTCCGTTACCCTCGACCCTCTCTTCTCTTACTTTACAGCAGAGTCCGTTTTGTGTCCGTCTTTCGGCTTttcacggtgtgtgtgtgtgtgtgtgtgtgtgtgtgtgtgtgtgtgtgtgtgtgtgtgtgtgtgtgtgtgtgtgtgtgtgtgtggttttcttttcccccttctctccttTCACCCCTCTCTATTCCTCACCGGGGGTGTGGTGTGCCGGAGATAGGGTTGGGCAGGGGGTTGAGTGCTGGTTGTCCTGCTGGGCCGAGCCCGTGGATGAGAACTCGCGGGACCAGCGGCCGCTGCAGTCCGGGATGAGGCGGTGGAGTCCGGTACATGTACATAGCCGCCGCCGCCGTTGTGTCCATGTTAGTTAGTAAACTTGGATGGTAGAAATAGGGAGATGGGAACATTCTCTGCAAAGCGGAGTAATTTCCGGCCTCGGCCAGGAGCTCCAGCCCCACTGCAGTCTGTCTTTTCCACTTCGTCCTGAAACAGAGCAGGAACCAGGAAAAAAATATAAGGCTTTGTGATCACACTGCAAACAACTCTTGAGTGCAATGAAGGGAGCGGTGTTACAAGAGACAACACgaaatttaaaatattcagcaaTGGAATTTATTTGGGATTATAAGCTGCATTTCTTTGACTGAATTGAAGGACACATTGATTATATAATTAGAgcgatttttaatattttatattatcCTCAAAGCATATGGCCCCAATAAATGTgtataaatggaaataattttctCAGCTCATAAACTATTCTGAACATTAAATTTATTTCGAGCGCCTCGGTATTGTATTGCAAACCAATTTAGGATATATGGATGTTAACAGTGAGTGGGATTGCATGGCTAGGCTGCACGCCTGGGAGATTGCTTCAGTTAAATGCTCTCAGCTTGCTTGCGTGCTATACAAAGCTTTATCCGAATAATTGCGAAAAACGAAATCAAATAACATgtaaaagggttagatagtgtaaAGCATTAAACCGCGTTTAGATTTGGAAACGGTTGACGTTAATGTTTGCTGACAGATTTAGCATGGTTGAAAACTGTATGTAATCAGACAGAAAAACTGTGGCATAGACGGTAGTTGGATGGCCACTTCCAACTCCAGTTTCTTCTCGCTGCAGTGATTGCAACGTTTCGCATCTGTTTTAGCGGCCAAGGGTCGCCAAAGACACAAAGTTGCTGTTTTGCTTTAACTTAAACATATCCACCTCCGGCGGTGCAAAGTGATATCTGTTTTGTTCAGTAGCTCAAAGATTAAAGTTCTATTGGAGAATATTTCAAACTAATCTATTGTTAAAAAAATACAACATATTACAGTAATCAGATGCCGCCAGAACAGTCGAGCTTTTAAACAGCAGCAAAACGCATGCATTGAAATGCAGAGTTTGCTTTAAGGAACcgtatttaaacattgtaaaataGAGCAATATATATATTCAACTCTGAGGAGTAAATTTTGATTTTATTGATGGTTACATTTAATCGGGATTCCAAAGTTTGAAGGTAAATTAGGAGCACTTTGGATTCTTGAGCCTGTCTTATGGGAATACATCCCTCCCGCTCTCCGCAGAAAATAAATCCCCCTTCTGGGGTCACGGTTTTAGTGTGGTTTTTGACACTACAGCTATCTAGTGTCCGTACGGTTCTCGAGTTGCCAATAGTTAGCACCGTTTAGGTGCGGCGTGTTAATCATGAATGTGTAATTTTATTACAGCGTAATTGCAGAATGTGTgttatttgtaaataaatttattGTACGACCACCGCGGCTGTCCGCCGGGTTTATGCAGATTACGTGGAGCCGAGTTTCCATGCCCACAGACGGCGGTGGTGTTGTGTATCGGACCAATGCCCTTCACGTACCTCCTGTTCTGATACCAGGTTTTGACCTGGGTGTCTGTCAGGTTGAGTGCCGCTGCCAAGTCCATGCGGTCCTGAACGCTCAGGTACTTCTGGCGCTCGAAACTGCGCTCAAGTTGGTTGAGCTGATGGTCGGAAAAGGCCGTCCTCGCTTTCCGAGGCTTCTTCGCCCGCACGGGAGGACTTTCCCGGCTACTCGTTATTTCACGGTCGCCTTCTTCTTTTGTTCCTAACATGACATACAACGGCAGCGTATGAATCCAAAATGCCCAGTGGCACCACACAAATGTTTGTTAGAGAAACATCCTGTAACCTTATGTGAAAAAAGTTCAATTTCCTGAACAATTTAACATATCATTTGCATGTGTAAAATTACCATTTGTGTTTCTTTAATGCAGCTCCAATTCGTGGAATATATTTTATGCTGGATTTATATCTATTAATTATTCAAAAGTCCAGTGTCTATAAAAAGCAAAATCAACGTAATTGTTCGCCAAAGCAACGACCCTTAATAGTAACGGGAGCTAATCTTGAAAGTGATTTGGTGTATTAAGGATCTTTGGATAGATATATACGCCCGGGAGTCAGTGTGTTCAGAATTCCGGATACTATTTGTCAACTTTGAGTTTTTGCTGAAATGCTGGAAGATCGATATGTCAATCCATCTCTATTTGTACCAGGTTTTGCAGCGCCGCATGATCTTCCCTGCAGGAACAACAATAATCTCTCTAATTGACCCACTGGGGAGGTGTGGGTATAAAAATCGCCAGACCAGACTCTACATCTGTTTTTCCCCCTATTATGCTAATAGTAATCACTGAATGAATTATATAAAAATGATCAGTTTTTCATTTACAACAACAAAGATGGCTGATAGTGGTAAAGGATCATTAGAAGTGTTTGGGAAGTGATCATCTTATATTAAAGCAGATTATGCACGTAAGGAGAATCATTCTATTGATCGCGCGTTTTCATTTACTGTTTACTTCAAATACTAATTATTATAAAATGTCAGCATGTTACTGATCGCAGAGGAAGGGGGCAATTATATCAGTCAGTGCACATTGCCAACAATAACATCAGTTTTGGCATTCTAAAATTGATTACTTCGACGATTTCATGTAATTTAGCACAGTAAATAGGACAACAATGAATGATTAATTGAGGTGATATTTCTTTCCTCCTTATACAATATTTACAGCCGACAAGAAGCGAAATTATATGAAAATCAACGTGCAGCCAAAAAAAGTATCAAGGCCTAGCTTTCTCAGCAACCCACGGTAGCATCTCCCTGCATACGGGCAGAGGATTTAATGCATCTGAGCACTGCGGACTCTCAAATTACATAAGCGTCCATTCTGAGATGTTTTGAAAAGACGTGGGATATTCAGCAGAGTTTATTTACTCCTTTATCAGTTTATCGGCAAGAACAGGAAATACACAAAATGACAGTGACACGCCGCCAGTCAAAACCATATGTTTAAAGGACCCCTGAACGAAACGAATTAGCCACAAAGGTAACCTCTTAAAGCATCCCAGCGTTGTTCAAACGAAGAATtgttttgtgtctgtgtgtgtgtgtgtgtgtgtgtgtgtgtgtgtgtgtgtgtgtgtgtgtgtgttgccctgaAATCTCTGACAAACCCCCCACGCCGCCCAAAGCTGTCAGTCTGTAAGGTTACATATGTCTGTAGCACTTGAAAAGCTGTGAGTTACACATTACCAAAAAACAAGCGGCATTTATATGTATTATAAATACACCTAAAGAAATGATAAGCAAGGCGGACTCACCGTTACATTTGATGTTATCACTTGCAGTGTCATCTCGTTTGTCGAGCTTGTCGCGGTTCTTCGTTTCTTCGGATTCTGCCTTTTGCCTGAAGGACTCTGCCTCTGGTTTGGGAGTGTGGGGTGAGGAGGCACTGGTGCTGTAAGGGGCACAGGCTGCCAGCGGTTTGCTATCGCCCAAGATGTCTTTGATTAAAAACGACGAGGTGGAAGTCCTGGGACCAGAGCCGCCGGCGGCTAGTTGCTGCTGTTGCGGCTGCGGTTGCTGCAAACTTTGCTGCTGATGTTGGTGGAGCTTCTCCGGCCCGAGATGTTGTTCCTGATGCTCCATGGAGATGGGCGAAAGGGGAGCCGTGCCCGCCGTGTCTATCTCCGAGCTGGGAGACGGGGTGGCCTGATTTCGAAAATCTGAAGTCCTGTTGTCGCCGTGACGATAATCACCGTTCACCAGTACCGGGCTGCCGGAACTGTTGGCCAAAATAGTGTCTATCCCAAAGTTAGACCCGTTTGATCCTTCCATCGCGGTTGGTTACAATCTTAAGAACGCATCTTCATCACAACCAGTACTTTAATTGAGTTTACGATTTAGACTGTTCAAAAACAGGAGCGTtggtaatgtgtgtgtgtatgtgtgtgtgtgtgtgaagagagagagagagagagagagagagagagagacagagagaatggaCTAACCCTTGCCTTTTTTTGCTGTCTTCTGGAGAATCagagatttcttttttttaaaaaattgaaattgtAAACTCACACGTGCTATAAACTTTGCTGCACAAAGCTAAGGCTATAAATATTATTCCTCAGAAAACCCacacttttaaaattaatacatcaggaattacaaaaaaaaactggggtAATCCACGATGCTTGGTCTTGTTATTCAACTTTGTTCAAAGTTGAGGTGTGGAACGGATGAAGCAGGAATAACTCCCAGACACCACTCTCTTTTGCAAGAAATCGCTAGCGCTGGACGGCAATCACTTCCTAACCTGACGTCACTGCCATTGCAGAGTGtcatatttttttcttattataatACAGCGCATATTTTATTACTCTTCCCACCCATTGGTCTGCTAATGCCCAACAGGCTGACGTTACAAGCAGCAAGCCAATCAGACGGGCCGTATTTTATCTTGTCCATTTAGAACAGGCGATCGAGCCGAGATGCTCTTTTAGCCAACCTCTAGCGTCTGGTACGTTCAAAGCTCGACTCACCAAAATAAACCTTTCATTTAAAATGtgttgtatatatattttaaatgctgCATGGCTTATTCATCTATTATTACCCCAGCCTGGTATATTCCAAATgaatgggggaaaaaatcacGAATGTATCAGCTGAACAATAGGTCCAGATTCACAATTGAAACTATTCTTTCTCACGTCTCCTTGATATATTAAATCCCCTAATTTCAAATATAGAGAGTGAATCGGCCATCTTAACAAACTTTACATGTAGCACACCGCATCCTgacaaaattattaattatttgcattttttacAGCCTCGGCGAATGATCGCTTTAATCTACGTTTATTTACCCCCATCAGAACCAATTAAACCAGTTTAATGCCAATGCAAAGTAAATATTGTTTATAGTGGGAGTGACCGAGAAACTATTCGCTTTTCTAaacaaatgttatttttgttttgtattggtCCCTGACCCAAGCACTGAATGATCAGGGGAGAATGTTGCAATCTTGTGCACACATTACATGAAAGAACAGTAAAGTGAAACAAACGGCTCTGGTAATTATTCTTCAACTTGAAATCCCGGAAGATTTTACATCATTCTCTTCGCTTTGACCCTTTCCCCATTTATCTAAATGTTCAGGCCACTAAAACATAATGCACTGTTTGCAGAATATTTAAGTACCGAGTAATTATACAACTTGGTGCATTTTTTCCATTGCCTTGATTTCGTGTGTAATTTTCCTCAGTGCGTTTCTTCTCCTGCGTGTGTGTATTTTGTATTATGTATATATAATCCATCTTGCAGTGTTTCATTTCGTATTGTCTTTAATGATCTCTGATGAAGTTAATTGTTTGTGAAACATAATAGCGCGATTCCTTCAAAGGGTCCTCCGGTATTGTTTGCGCGAATgtaatttataaatatatttgcGGATTCGCTGTGGGACTTCAAATTATTCCACCGGTGTTACAGAGTGTATCAACTTGTGTTAATTTCAGTACGGCCTGAAACCTGACTCTTGTTGAATGTCAGAATAATGGGAAGTGCCAGTGACATGACGGCATATTACTCATGATTAAGTACAGTGTCAGCTTAATTAGCAGGGTAATTATAAGGTGCTAATGAATGATCCAAACTTTCAGGACTTGGATTTTACTTCAGCTTTTCATTTTAAGGATTTCCCGACCAAGGTAACATTCATTTTTATTGTCTTTATCTGTGTGCCGAATCTTGGCAACGTTAAAATATCGCGGAAAAAATACTCCCATACTTCATAGACAAGCCACGGTGTTAATACATATTTAATATATGGGAGCGAAAGATAATGTGTAGCAACTCATTGTAAAGTACCACAAGAGACTCAAGAGTTTCTGTGTAATTCTAAACATTTATGATGTTTCTAGATGCACAAATATCACTCGTATAGATTACTTGAACTATGATCCAAACCTATATTAATCCGAAATATAGACGCGTTGGTTAAAAGAAGGGAAATTCAATTAGCATAGCTGCGtgtatacaaaatatttaaaCGATGGACTCgtagaaagtaaaaaaaatataagGGTACATTCACACGCCGTTCTACAGTTTTAAAATTGTAGCGTACCTCAGTcagtcttttatttcttctttctgTGGACACTTGCATAATGAGAGGGATCTGTTGCAGTCCAACACTTGTCCTGAGTTGTGCCTTTTACCGCCAGCGCTCCTTGTTCTGTATATTCACCACACCAGCCCTGTTTAAAAACACTGAGCTAGGCCGATTCCCAGGTCAAGTCGATCCTGTCTGCTGTATTATTGCATACCTGAAGAGGTCTTGTTTCAAAAGTATCATTTTGAATAATATATATACAATAATGTGCGCACATTTATTATGATGAGACCATTCTGTTTGCGAAACGCTTGTGCAGTCTTGTAAGTAAATGCTCTGGTTTCAGAGGTAGCATTATTCCACGTCTGTCAATTCTGTATGTTGGCAATGAACATCTGCATTTCTGGTATGAATTAATGGCAAAAGCATGGCGGATACGGCTAAATCGAAGAGTTTTACAGCAGGAATATTCATAAGCATGAAAGGGGAATCATTGTTTAAACATTCCGCATAAATAATTAATGGAGGTGTTTATTTTTTTGCATCTAAGAGCTCGGGAAACTGAAAAGCGCCTGTACGATTGAGTTTGTTCGTAGCCGAATTTTCGTGGACACACATTTTgaagattaataaaaaaaaacaacttggcGAAATTCATTGGCTGAACCAGCACGTACATATAAATTTCTCAATTATCATTCACTGCACTAATTGTCTTTGGAATTAATATAGTTAATGCAATATTATTTCTCGGGGTTTTTAGTTAAGGGATATTCAAATTAACAATTGGATTTTGGATGCTTTGTATAAAGTGGTTAATCGGTCTCATGATCTGAATTAATCGTATCGGGAATTCACAGGATATGCCGAACTGCtaaacttttaaactttataTTGTCCAACGCCATAGAAAGTAAGCGGATAGATTATGAACTTGCATCAAAAACCGATAAACGTTCGATCGGAACACCATTTACCAAACGGGGCTTTTGAGGAAAACAATCAGGGAGCAGTGTTCCCTAACGCCTGTGAATATTTAAACTTTATGTGAAAATACCCTAAAATACAAGCCTGAAGCAGTTTAGATTACTAAAAATATAGTAGGAAACAAACGCTGTTAATGTCAGCCGTAACTAGATTGATTGCACACTcgcctctgaatcagaaagttTTGGGGGTCAAGTCCCATGACAGAGACTTGTCACTTAAAGTGAGGCTGAGGCGCCTCGATTGAGGGATGCGCAGGCGGagctgctgtcttttggatgagaggtTAAATTGAACCCCTTTGGGCTCCTGCAGGTGAACGTATAAAACGCGCCCATGTCAGTGAGTAGGGGACGCACTCCCGATAATCCTCAGTAACACTGCAAAAAAGGTTACCTTCTGAATACCAAAattttgtttgtgggagcttgctgtatgcaaattggtcGCTACATTACAAAAATGTCCACGTTACTGCTTGCAAAGTGGTTTGGGAGATCATCAATGGCGCTGTGTTAACGCATATGTCTCTTTTCCTGACGGAATATTTCCTGCAGGTTAGAAGTTCTCCCTATATCAGCATGATGGCCCCTTCCAGATCCCTTTCAGATGCAAGACATGCATCTCCAcatcagaaatattaaaaaatctgacGCTTTCTGCCAGAATTAGCCGTTCAGAATTATATATGTGGCTCCTTTTATTTGGGGTTTAAAAACAGTAAAGAAATGAGTTTGATTGCGGAAACAAACTAAAATATGTATGGCTTTTTCATCCACATTGgtttaaaatttgtttaaaacATACCATATGGACACATTAAAAATTGCTTTAAGAAATGAAAACACTAATGGAAATCTGGCAGGACCCTAATAACTGAGGTTTCTATACTCAACTATAGAACAATGTTTAAATGTGTAATTTACAAAACCAATCACCCTGCAAACGCATACCGCAAAATGGAGCGTATACGCCATACCCTCTGTGGGAGTTGTACACGCTTCTCAAAAAGTTTGAATCGTCTTATGTACTTATTAAACAACATTATCCAACGGTGCAGTATTATGGTATGATAGTGTGTCAGACTATTTCTGTATTTGTCAATAAGTATGTGTGACTCAgacacaattcaaacaaaaactcACACTGAGCGCTATTTACTATTTTCCGACTATCTAGGCAATTGCATTTTCTTACGTTAGGGAAAATCGCCTTGTTGTTTATTCAAATATACTTGTGTGTAATTGTTCTTTGTACGTTAAAGTAAACTTTGCATGATATGATTCTAATTCGGTGTCCTCTGGCGTACTTCTTTGGAGCGGTAAACAATTGGCTTGTGACACATTCTCTATATTGTCTTCAGCAGAtgtaagaattggaattggtttattattgtcacttgtaccaaggtacaatgaaaaacttgtcttgcatactgttcatacagatcaattcattacacagtgcattgaggtagtacaaggtaaaatacagaacgcagaataaagtgtaacaccgacagagaaagtgcagtgcaggtagacaataaggtgcaaggtcataacgaggtagattgtgagttcactTTATCgtaatagggaaccattcaatagtctgatagcagcaggatagaagccgtccttgaggctggtggtatgtgctttcgggtttttgtatcttctgcccgatggggcgCCGAGCGCCTGTATTTCTAACGTAGCACCTGTATGCTCAGTCTAGTAGCCTACACAACGCCGGTTATCTCAGCGTAACCACAACTTTTATTACCTGTCGTTGTCTTacgcaaaaaaaaatgaagcgaCCGTGCCTGGAGGTAAAGGCGTTTTCTTAGAGAGATTGATGTATGTCGTGAGTGTTTAAGAAAAAATAATACCCTGCATATTCCCAAAGATAAGTGATGGAATTGCGATTTCTTCGGTGACTGCTGGATGGCGCTACCCGATGCCATGTTCACAATAAACACCCGACTCCGAGGGCCGGTAAAGATCCTGATCCAAACTAAACAGCTTATTTTGCTCATCTTATCTGTGCGAGaatcagtttctttttaaaacaaaaagtgtgGGGTGTTTAAGACCGCTTTTTGGAGTATATAATGCAACTAAAAATAATGGATGTAATATATCTGGAATATCGAATAGCTGAATAGGTTTATAATACTGTTGTATTTGTTTGTGAAGATCCCAATTCAAAGTTTTTCTTCCATAGCTAGGTTCGTGTTAAATCTAGTGTTTTCGCCGTTTATTGTTGAATATTAATGCAAACAACCGTCGGTAAATATCCAAAACTTTCACAAATCTCAATATTATTAATTGTGGAAAATCCTCATGCCTGCGCTAAAACTAAC is from Pristis pectinata isolate sPriPec2 chromosome 3, sPriPec2.1.pri, whole genome shotgun sequence and encodes:
- the barhl2 gene encoding barH-like 2 homeobox protein, which encodes MEGSNGSNFGIDTILANSSGSPVLVNGDYRHGDNRTSDFRNQATPSPSSEIDTAGTAPLSPISMEHQEQHLGPEKLHQHQQQSLQQPQPQQQQLAAGGSGPRTSTSSFLIKDILGDSKPLAACAPYSTSASSPHTPKPEAESFRQKAESEETKNRDKLDKRDDTASDNIKCNGTKEEGDREITSSRESPPVRAKKPRKARTAFSDHQLNQLERSFERQKYLSVQDRMDLAAALNLTDTQVKTWYQNRRTKWKRQTAVGLELLAEAGNYSALQRMFPSPYFYHPSLLTNMDTTAAAAMYMYRTPPPHPGLQRPLVPRVLIHGLGPAGQPALNPLPNPISGTPHPR